In the Engystomops pustulosus chromosome 2, aEngPut4.maternal, whole genome shotgun sequence genome, one interval contains:
- the LOC140116758 gene encoding histone H2A-like, whose amino-acid sequence MSGRGKKVQKPAAAANKASRSSKAGLQFPVGRIHRFLRKGNYAERIGSGASIYLAATLEYLCAEVLELSGNAARDNKKSRILPRHIQLAVRNDEELAKLFDGVTISEGGVLPNIQAILLPKKTKGSSSQEPKAAESQEF is encoded by the coding sequence ATGTCTGGTCGTGGTAAGAAGGTCCAGAAGCCGGCCGCTGCCGCCAATAAAGCCTCCAGATCCTCCAAGGCGGGGCTCCAGTTCCCAGTGGGCCGTATCCACCGGTTCCTGAGGAAGGGAAACTACGCGGAAAGGATTGGATCTGGGGCCAGTATCTATCTAGCTGCCACCCTGGAATATCTGTGCGCCGAGGTCCTGGAGCTGTCAGGAAACGCGGCCAGAGACAACAAGAAGTCCAGGATCCTGCCCAGACACATCCAGCTGGCTGTCAGGAATGATGAGGAACTGGCCAAGCTGTTTGATGGGGTCACCATTTCAGAAGGAGGGGTCCTGCCTAATATCCAGGCGATCCTACTGCCAAAGAAGACTAAAGGCTCATCCTCACAAGAACCTAAAGCTGCCGAGTCTCAGGAGTTCTAA
- the LOC140116759 gene encoding histone H2A-like, protein MSGRGKKVQKPAAATNKASRSSKAGLQFPVGRIHRFLRKGNYAERIGSGASIYLAATLEYLCAEVLELSGNAARDNKKSRILPRHIQLAVRNDEELAKLFDGVTISEGGVLPNIQAILLPKKTKGSSSQEPKAAESQEF, encoded by the coding sequence ATGTCTGGTCGTGGTAAGAAGGTCCAGAAGCCGGCCGCTGCCACCAATAAAGCCTCCAGATCCTCCAAGGCGGGGCTCCAGTTCCCAGTGGGCCGTATCCACAGGTTCCTGAGGAAGGGAAACTACGCGGAGAGGATTGGATCTGGGGCCAGTATCTATCTAGCTGCCACCCTGGAATATCTGTGTGCCGAGGTCCTGGAGCTATCAGGAAACGCGGCCAGAGACAACAAGAAGTCCAGGATCCTGCCCAGACACATCCAGCTGGCTGTCAGGAATGATGAGGAACTGGCCAAGCTGTTTGATGGGGTCACCATTTCAGAAGGAGGGGTCCTGCCTAATATCCAAGCAATCCTACTGCCAAAGAAGACCAAAGGCTCTTCCTCACAAGAACCTAAAGCTGCCGAGTCTCAGGAGTTCTAA